TTCAAGATTGTTGAATgatctgtttttatattttttaatgcttggaGACATGATTTTAAGTCTGTTATTATTAGGTAATCCTTTCGTAATGTGGTTTCGATGAATTTCAAAGCCATAAGCAGAGCATTAGCTTCTGCAGTAAAAATTTACCTTTGGTCTGGGATGCGTAAACCCTGCGGTAGTCGATTTGTTGCAAAAGGTGTTGCCACTTTCTTTCCTGATTTTGATCCATCCGTGTGATATTCGTTCGGATgggtttttgacttttttttttttttctagatccAGATCCAGATAAATGTTAGGCTTTTTCAGATTCCAtggagcaaaaaaagaaataatgaaataaacaagAATGATAAAGTGcactgtgtttatttaacaggtcacatgacctcgGGACACGCCCCATACCTAAACCTTTACAAATCATTCAGAGAaaataaactgaacaaaaaaagaCCTCACAATCTGTGTTTATGAATAAACTTCAAACGGCGACTCGACATTCTCACGTCTTTATAGTTACATCAaaattaactgacaaaaaataaagcaaaagtatatttttactttctttctggtataatagtaaaatattgcaatgtttgttttaataagcACCGCCACCTTTACCTCAATGCCAAAAGTATGAAAACTATAAGGCGTGTGCTTTGCGTCCAGTTATATAaaagtgcatgtactgtatatactctgaATAATATCAGGTCAGTTTGTGTTCGCGAGCGGGACGAGCTCCACTCTAAATGCTAACGTTTCTACAGGTCACTGTTCGTTAATGTTTCCTGAGCGTTCTCGTTTAGCGGTGTGAGTTAATCAGATTGTTGAGTTTCTCCTCCATCCCTCGGATTTTTGCTCGGATCCGACTGATGTTCTCCTCCCGCCTCAGCTCCGTGAAAGGAGACGTGGGGCGGGGCATCACACCCACTTCCTCAGCACGTGCGCTCTGATTGGGAGCCTCCGACTGTTCCTCTGCTAACTTGCCGTCTTGATCCGGACCGGACGCTTGGCTGTCAGGATCGCTCTTGCGGTGTTCGCGCGTCTCTGATGATTTGCCAGTCTGAGGTGGAACGCAACTTCGGGAAGCGGTGACGTCCGAAGTGGGTGTTTCCCTGACGCCAGCTTGTTCTAGATCTTCATTCTCTTTCTGAGCTGCAGCATCATTGTTAGTTCCATGAGCAGAGAGATCGCAAGATGTTCCATCACGGTTCGGTTCTTTAAAATCACTTTTCGCAGCAAAAACTCGATTCTGGGCCACGCTCTTATCCCCGCTAGCGTGTGACTCACCGCAAACTCCGCCATTCGTTACGTCGGAGTTTTGTTCATGCGTAACATGTTCTTGTTCGGCACTTTGACTTTGAACCTCGCTGACATAGGATTTAACACAACCTTCAACACAATTTGTTTCGACTCCGTTTGCGTCGTTAGCTTCGTGCGTGTCCTCGATCTCAGACGCAGTTTTACTGACATTATTTGTACCAGAAGAATTCTCCACTTCACTGATCAGGCCTGCAGCAGCTGTGTTGTAATCTGTACCGTCGCTAATCGGCTCGTTTCCGCTTTTACATGACACCTCATTGCTGTTGCGAGTCGTCAGGATCTCCACATCGTTTCTGGTTAACAGTTGTTCAGCTTCACTAATACAGGCTTCAGAGGGCGTTTTGTTGTTTATCTGGTCATCCTGATCCCTCGCTCCGGCGCTCTTTCCGACAGTTTTTGCGCCCGAGTTTGTAGTGTCCTCTGTTTTGAAGCGTTTTGTGGACGAATCTTCAGTTTTATTAATCTGACTCTCAGTGCAAACTTCAACGTCCTCGCTATCGGAGATGCACCGTTTACGgcttttcattttttccaaAATACTCTGAAGTTCAACATCATCTCCTTGACATCCTCGCACGTCCAAGATCTCAAGATCACATTCATCCAGCGACGATACTGATATTTCATTTGTGCTGTTTGAGCTTCTGTTGATTTTATCATCTTCGTTATCGTCGTCCTCAATGATCACAACATCATGATCGTGATTTGTAGCTTTATGTTTGTGCTTTATGACGGGTTTAGACTCAGACAAGAACTCCAcgtcatcgtcatcatcatgtTTACATCGTTTAGCTGATGAAATGTTATTTTCGCTAATCTGAGCGACAGCTACTACGTCTAAACTCGTCTCATCCACGGTTCTAGTGAAAATCTTCCGTTTGCACCCTTTAGCGCCGTCGGGAGTCTCAGGTCCCAGTTTGTTTCCACTCTCTGGACGGGTTGTGTCGTTCTCATCATCAACGTCATCCACGATCTCGATGGCACCCTCGCAGTGTTTAAGCGTCAGACTCGGACACTTCACGCCAGCGCAACTTTTTTCTCGATTTACGTCATTTGTACATTTGTGTAAAGCATGACTGTCGGCCGTGTCCGAGATCTGAACGGCACCTTCGCAGCCTTTGGCTTCAACTGACAAATTTGTGACGATACTGACAGGACCTTCTCTTTTAGTTTCGGCGCCCGTCTCGTTTACTTGACTTTCATCGCCGCTCGTGTGTCGATCCGATTCGTCTCTAGCGCTGCACTCGATGACCTCCATGTGACTTCCCGCTGATACGCTTTCGACTTCCACACAACTTTTCTCAATGATTAAGCCGTCGCAATCGGCACCCGTTTCTACAGCGATATcgtcatttttacatttcgctAATTCGACCGATGAGGCCTGATCGTTAACGCTGTTGTTATTTCCTTGTTTGATTCTCTCTACTATTTCcaacaaatgtttaactttGCTGCCGTTTGTTCCGACTGCATTCGCGTCTCCTGACCCGACGTTATCCTCGCTGCTTATGTTTACTGTCTCATCGGCACGTTCGCAGTGTGAACTCTGACCTTTGCTCGCCTGAATACTGATGGAAGGTTTAGATTTCACTCCGTCTTCATTTGTGTCTCCGGCATTTTCCTGAACAGCTCGATGAGCGATGTTTACCTCGACAACCTCAGCAGCTCTAACAGATGCTTCAGTTTTATCCTGAGGAATCTCCAATTCGCTGCTTTGACCTTTACAGTCAATTTTACCTTGATGTTCATTTTCGCTCGTTACTGATGGACTCTGAACCCTGGAGAAAGTTACATGTTTGCAATATTTGGCTTTAGCTAATGAACTCTCTAAAGTAGAACTTTCTGTGAGGGCCAGTGTAATCCGATCTTCTCCACCGCCACAGTCTTCAGTGTTAGCCAGCGAGCTCTGAGCTTCACCACAAGGTGCGCTAGCGCTTGTCTCTTCCTCTAGCTTTATCTGCATTATCTTTTCCTCGGCGCTCGGCGTGTTGGTGTTCGCGTCCTTTGTTAGTGGGTTTTTAGCGGGGTAGTTTTCGTCCCCGTTCTTCGTCACATCAGCTTCGCTTTCCTTTAACACTTCTGCGCGTTTCCCATCATCCTCTGCATCTTTACTCCTCTTCCTGTCAGTGATGCCATCAACCagctgcaaaaaataaataaagcacccTAAGCTATTTTACTCATTACTCAAATATAATTAATCACAGCAAAGTACAGGtaattatttatctttatcACAAGACCAAttcttgtaaataattttaatattcacaaatgtaaaaagatgactaataataaaaaccaacaacaaaaaatataatttctttaagGTAAATTGTTTATAGCAGTAATTACTCTTTAGTCTTAAATTTACAACTAAATCAAACTGTAAAATActgttgcaagcaacgatgagcgggcccaagcacctttTGCCCCCTTCACAATTTTgaatcctcaatgtctttagatcacatctgCCCTGTTTGGTGACGATCGTATTAATCCCCTAGGAGGACTATATCAAAATCTATCGGGGGCGTTTTGCAAATGACCCAAAaaaactgacttcctgttgagttgagtcCAGGACACATGTaagtttaaatacttttattgtaaggatttttagttttctttaaaaattacctacaaataaataaatacaatctttacgaataaataaaaatacatcaacttttttaaattgttgtaacattttatatcacagtaaattaatttaattatgaatCTTATTTACCGCTTCACACTCCATCACACCATCATCCTTCTGCTCCTCGATGATGTCACTTCCTCCATCCCGCTGCGAAAACATACAGCACAATAATCACGTACATGTGTAAGGGTTtaaacaggaagaaaataaattaaattctgaataaaagaaaaatatataaaacgaaaaaaagaacacatttttagacaaatttttaagtttttaactatctatctgtctatctatctgaaaaataatatacaaaataaaaacagaaaaaaaaataaaatgaaatgcacTCAGTAAAGTTCCATCCAAATAACCTACCGTTTTTACAGGTGAGCTCAGGGGCGGGGCTTCACACTCGGAGAGGGCGGTGCTTCGTTTCGACTCCTTGGCTTTTCTTACAATAAGGaaaatttgtttgttaaacacAACGATGGAGTTCCTTCCTCTGCAGAACGCAGAACCTGCTCCTGGGCTCTTAGACACCTGCAGTGAGGTCTGACCTGGAGAACGacattaaataaacaagtaaacaagtacacaaccaaacaaaactcattttatagattttaaaaGATCTGAAGCACAAAGAATAATTagatataaatagaaataattatTGTCAACGAAATTAAGCTACACTAAACTTTTTTAGGTAACTATTTacttacattattatatatttagaaGCAAATATAGTTGTGTTTTGGGATTAAGAGTGTCTTGTGGTTAATTCAGCCACTAGAGGGCGCATAgcacatttaatttacatttctatataaataagcgatctaaaaaataaacaaaaaaacaggccaGATAATTgctattgaaataaataataataaagtttagaAATAATACATAGAAGTTTAAATCCCCCTTACTgcccaaaacatttttaacaaggAATTATTTATAACAGCATGATTAAAAAATACTATACAACGACTTGATATAATTATCATTTTCATGACCAACATTTCATTTACTTACCAtctaataaatacagtaatgatgtttataaataatttttaaaacagaaaaactaacattatttttattattcaaataaataataattgttaataaattaacaattgAGTCAACGATAgcaataaataaagtatatatgaCGCATTAAACATTTAAGTGGAACTTATGCATGTCATCTCACAAACCaccctgaaataaaaaaaataataaaataaaaactttaatctttaaaaaaagaacaaaagaaaaaaaattctaagatATTTTTCGGAGATATTTTTCTCCCTTTCCTAAAATATAGGAAATGGATTAAACACCTGACAGTAGAAAATctctgagtattttaaaagcTTCACAGTTAGAGGTCAGGACCGGCAGGAGAAACTGCCCCGGGGTCAAAGGTCGTGATTTCAGGGTCGTCCCTTTTATCCTCAGCTCCACCGGGGAGATGAAGGTGGCCGGCTGGTCGGAGTGAGCGGGACTCAGGGGCATTTTCTTAGTGATGGAGGAAGGCAGCGAGCGCACGGGGACGGTGACGACACGCGCCTGCTGCGGGATGAAGACCTCAGCGTCCTCGACTGACGTCATGGtgagacacacactaacactgcACAGAgaaaccatcatcatcatcatcattatcatagtGGTGATCTTCATCACTACCGTTTGAACTGAATCATCATTAGTAATGCTGTAGCGCTATATAAAGTGGCGCTCAGTCCCGCCCTTCTTTCCATAAACCCGAGGGATGAACCTGACCGTCCTGGCGTCCTGTCTGAATCAGCACCAGGTTACTGTCCTTTAAAAGCTACATCCATGTCTCATGTCATTAGAGAGAGACAGCAAGAGagtaaaagagagagtgagacagcaaGAGAGACAAAGTGAGATAGAGCTAGTGAAACAGGAAGAGAAAGTCAGACTGAAACATTGACAGAAAGTGAAAGACAGTAAAactgagggagagagtgagactgagagagggatagagagtgagacagacagggacactGTGAGAGTGAGACAATGAGAGTAAGACAGAGAGCAGgatagagagtgagacagacagggacacagTGAAAGTGAATCAGTGAGACTGAGATAGGGATAAAGAGTAAGACAGCCAGAGACACTGTGAGAGTAAGACAGTGAGAGTGAGGCAGGCAGGGACactgagagtgagacagtgagagtgagacaggcagagacactgagagtgagacagagaaagtGAGAGCGGGATAGAGTTAGACAGTGAGACTGAGAGCGGaatagagtgagacagacagggacagtGTGAGAGTAagacagtgagagtgagacaggcagGGAcactgagagtgagacagagaaagtGAGAGCGGGATAGAGTTAGACAGTGAGACTGAGAGCGGaatagagtgagacagacagggacagtGTGAGAGTAAGtcagtgagagtgagacagaaagagggatagagtgagacagtgagattgAGATAGGGATAGAgcatgagacagacagagacacagtaagggtgagacagtgagagtgagacTGAGATAAGgatagagagtgagacagacaggggcagtgtgagagtgagacagacagggacacagTGAGAGTGAGGCAGTGAGACTGAGATAGGAATAGAGAGTAAGACAGACAGGGACACTGTGAGAGTAAGACAGTGAGAGTGAGGCAGACAGGGACATTGTGAGAGTAAGAAAGGGACACTGAGAGCGAGACAgtaagagtgagagagggatagagagtgagacagacagagccaCAGTGAGAGTGAGATTGAGATAGGATAGGATTGGATAGAGcgtgagacagacagggacactGTGAGAGTAAGACAGTGAGAGTGAGGCAGACAGGGACATTGTGAGAGTAagacagtgagagtgagacagacagggacactGTGAGTGGGACAGTGATagtgagagagggatagagagtgAGATAGTAAGAGTGAGTAAGACAgtaagagtgagagagggatagagagtgagagaaagagggatAGAGTGAGACAGTAAGACTGAGATAGGGATAGAGTGAGACAAACAGGGACAGTGTGAGATTGAGATAGGGATATagcgtgagacagacagagccaCAGTGAAAGTGAGATTGAGATAGGgatagagagtgagacagacagggacactGTGAGAGTAAGACAGTGAGAGTAAGACAGACAGTGACACTGAGAGTGGGACAgtaagagtgagagagggatagagagtgatatagtgagagtgagtaagacagtaagagtgagacagggatagagagtgagagagggagagagagtgagagagagagggatagagtaAGACAGTTAGACTGAGATAGGGATAGAGTAAGACAAACAGGGACAGTGTGAGATTGAAATAGGGATAGAGcgtgagacagacagggacactGTGAGAGTAAGACAGTGAGAGTAagacagacagggacacagagtgggacagtgagagtgagagagggatagagagtgAGATAGTGAAAGTGAGTAAGACAgtaagagtgagagagggatagagagtgagagagagggatagagtgagacagtgagactgAGATAGGGATAGAGTGAGACAAACAGGGACAGTGTGAGATTGAGATAGGGATAGagcgtgagacagacagagccaCAGTGAGAGTAAGACAGTGAGAGTAagacagacagggacacagagtgggacagtgagagtgagagagggatagagagtgagacagacatgAACAGTGTGAGAGTAAGACTGAGAGGGGgatagagagtgagacagtgagagtaagagggatagagagtgagacagacagagccaCAGTGAGACTGAGATAGAGATAAAGAGTAAGACAGCCAGAGACACTGTGAGAGTAAGACAGTGAGAGTGAGGCAGGCAGGGACactgagagtgagacagtgaaAGTGAGATAGGGATAGAgcatgagacagacagagacacattGAGAGTGAGACTGAGATAGGTATACtgtagagagtgagacagacagggacacagTGAGAGTAAGACAGTGAGAGTGAGGCAGACAGGGACATTGTGAGAGTAAGACAGTGATAGTGAGACAAACAGGGACactgagagtgagacagtgagagtggGATAGAGTTAGACAGTGAGATTGAAATAGGGATAGAGTGAGACAAACAGGGACAGTGTGAGAGTAAGACAGTAAGAGTAAGACAGACAGGGACAttgagagtgagacagtgagagtgagagagggatagagagtgagacagacagagacacagtaagggtgagacagtgagagtgagacTGAGATAAGgatagagagtgagacagacaggggcagtgtgagagtgagacagacagggacacagTGAGGGTAagacagtgagagtgagacTGAGATAGGTATACtgtagagagtgagacagacagggacacagTGAGAGTGAGGCAGTGAGACTGAGATAGGAATAGAGAGTAAGACAGACAGGGACACTGTGAGAGTAAGACAGGGAGGCAGACAGAGACATTGTGAGAGTAAGATTGAGATAGGGATAG
This region of Clarias gariepinus isolate MV-2021 ecotype Netherlands chromosome 9, CGAR_prim_01v2, whole genome shotgun sequence genomic DNA includes:
- the si:dkeyp-110g5.4 gene encoding uncharacterized protein si:dkeyp-110g5.4 isoform X1 gives rise to the protein MKITTMIMMMMMMVSLCSVSVCLTMTSVEDAEVFIPQQARVVTVPVRSLPSSITKKMPLSPAHSDQPATFISPVELRIKGTTLKSRPLTPGQFLLPVLTSNCEAFKILRDFLLSGQTSLQVSKSPGAGSAFCRGRNSIVVFNKQIFLIVRKAKESKRSTALSECEAPPLSSPVKTRDGGSDIIEEQKDDGVMECEALVDGITDRKRSKDAEDDGKRAEVLKESEADVTKNGDENYPAKNPLTKDANTNTPSAEEKIMQIKLEEETSASAPCGEAQSSLANTEDCGGGEDRITLALTESSTLESSLAKAKYCKHVTFSRVQSPSVTSENEHQGKIDCKGQSSELEIPQDKTEASVRAAEVVEVNIAHRAVQENAGDTNEDGVKSKPSISIQASKGQSSHCERADETVNISSEDNVGSGDANAVGTNGSKVKHLLEIVERIKQGNNNSVNDQASSVELAKCKNDDIAVETGADCDGLIIEKSCVEVESVSAGSHMEVIECSARDESDRHTSGDESQVNETGAETKREGPVSIVTNLSVEAKGCEGAVQISDTADSHALHKCTNDVNREKSCAGVKCPSLTLKHCEGAIEIVDDVDDENDTTRPESGNKLGPETPDGAKGCKRKIFTRTVDETSLDVVAVAQISENNISSAKRCKHDDDDDVEFLSESKPVIKHKHKATNHDHDVVIIEDDDNEDDKINRSSNSTNEISVSSLDECDLEILDVRGCQGDDVELQSILEKMKSRKRCISDSEDVEVCTESQINKTEDSSTKRFKTEDTTNSGAKTVGKSAGARDQDDQINNKTPSEACISEAEQLLTRNDVEILTTRNSNEVSCKSGNEPISDGTDYNTAAAGLISEVENSSGTNNVSKTASEIEDTHEANDANGVETNCVEGCVKSYVSEVQSQSAEQEHVTHEQNSDVTNGGVCGESHASGDKSVAQNRVFAAKSDFKEPNRDGTSCDLSAHGTNNDAAAQKENEDLEQAGVRETPTSDVTASRSCVPPQTGKSSETREHRKSDPDSQASGPDQDGKLAEEQSEAPNQSARAEEVGVMPRPTSPFTELRREENISRIRAKIRGMEEKLNNLINSHR
- the si:dkeyp-110g5.4 gene encoding uncharacterized protein si:dkeyp-110g5.4 isoform X2; this translates as MTSVEDAEVFIPQQARVVTVPVRSLPSSITKKMPLSPAHSDQPATFISPVELRIKGTTLKSRPLTPGQFLLPVLTSNCEAFKILRDFLLSGQTSLQVSKSPGAGSAFCRGRNSIVVFNKQIFLIVRKAKESKRSTALSECEAPPLSSPVKTRDGGSDIIEEQKDDGVMECEALVDGITDRKRSKDAEDDGKRAEVLKESEADVTKNGDENYPAKNPLTKDANTNTPSAEEKIMQIKLEEETSASAPCGEAQSSLANTEDCGGGEDRITLALTESSTLESSLAKAKYCKHVTFSRVQSPSVTSENEHQGKIDCKGQSSELEIPQDKTEASVRAAEVVEVNIAHRAVQENAGDTNEDGVKSKPSISIQASKGQSSHCERADETVNISSEDNVGSGDANAVGTNGSKVKHLLEIVERIKQGNNNSVNDQASSVELAKCKNDDIAVETGADCDGLIIEKSCVEVESVSAGSHMEVIECSARDESDRHTSGDESQVNETGAETKREGPVSIVTNLSVEAKGCEGAVQISDTADSHALHKCTNDVNREKSCAGVKCPSLTLKHCEGAIEIVDDVDDENDTTRPESGNKLGPETPDGAKGCKRKIFTRTVDETSLDVVAVAQISENNISSAKRCKHDDDDDVEFLSESKPVIKHKHKATNHDHDVVIIEDDDNEDDKINRSSNSTNEISVSSLDECDLEILDVRGCQGDDVELQSILEKMKSRKRCISDSEDVEVCTESQINKTEDSSTKRFKTEDTTNSGAKTVGKSAGARDQDDQINNKTPSEACISEAEQLLTRNDVEILTTRNSNEVSCKSGNEPISDGTDYNTAAAGLISEVENSSGTNNVSKTASEIEDTHEANDANGVETNCVEGCVKSYVSEVQSQSAEQEHVTHEQNSDVTNGGVCGESHASGDKSVAQNRVFAAKSDFKEPNRDGTSCDLSAHGTNNDAAAQKENEDLEQAGVRETPTSDVTASRSCVPPQTGKSSETREHRKSDPDSQASGPDQDGKLAEEQSEAPNQSARAEEVGVMPRPTSPFTELRREENISRIRAKIRGMEEKLNNLINSHR